A region from the Haloarcula limicola genome encodes:
- a CDS encoding sugar phosphate nucleotidyltransferase, with protein MQAVILAAGEGQRLGPLTEGRPKPMVPVGNRPILEAVLEAAVKASVEEVVLVVGHCRERIQSHFGDGDDWGVPIRYVVQDHQLGAAHALARTESVVEGPFFVLHGDQLVEAALLERLLERWEATETPTIAAVQSDRPTEYGAVDVDGETVVAVSKTPTADPPFLVNAGAYVLDEGVFDVVRGVETADGTDFGMATTLQRLADAGRLSAVLHRGSWQDLTYPWDLLSTNATLLRQRDSEAVAEDARVHSTAAVSASVAVDEGVSVGPNATLLPGTALGRNVRVGASATLSNCIVLDGARIGDGAVLRDCIVGESVSVGPNATAEGGPASVVVGDAVHDDVGLGAVLADRTVLRGGVTVAPGTVVGRDVEADCGTVLRGRIDSNETVRRG; from the coding sequence ATGCAAGCAGTGATCTTGGCCGCGGGGGAGGGACAGCGATTGGGACCGCTGACGGAGGGCCGACCCAAACCGATGGTGCCCGTCGGCAACCGACCGATCCTCGAAGCCGTGCTGGAGGCCGCGGTCAAGGCGAGCGTCGAAGAGGTGGTTCTCGTCGTCGGCCACTGCCGAGAGCGCATCCAGAGTCACTTCGGCGACGGCGACGACTGGGGCGTCCCGATACGCTACGTCGTGCAGGACCACCAACTCGGCGCGGCCCACGCGCTGGCACGGACCGAGTCCGTCGTCGAGGGGCCGTTCTTCGTCCTCCACGGCGACCAGTTGGTCGAGGCCGCGCTGCTTGAGCGACTCCTGGAGCGGTGGGAGGCGACCGAGACGCCGACCATCGCCGCCGTGCAGTCGGACCGGCCGACCGAGTACGGCGCGGTCGACGTGGACGGCGAAACCGTCGTGGCCGTCTCGAAGACGCCGACGGCCGATCCGCCGTTCCTCGTCAACGCCGGCGCGTACGTCCTCGACGAGGGCGTCTTCGACGTGGTTCGAGGGGTCGAGACCGCGGACGGCACCGACTTCGGGATGGCGACGACGCTCCAGCGGCTCGCCGACGCGGGACGGCTCTCGGCGGTGCTCCACCGCGGGTCGTGGCAGGACCTGACCTACCCGTGGGACCTGCTCTCGACGAACGCGACGCTGCTCCGGCAGCGCGACAGCGAGGCGGTCGCCGAGGACGCGCGGGTCCACTCGACCGCGGCGGTCTCGGCGAGCGTGGCCGTCGACGAGGGTGTCTCCGTCGGCCCGAACGCGACGCTCCTGCCGGGGACGGCGCTCGGCCGAAACGTCCGCGTCGGCGCGAGCGCGACGCTCTCGAACTGCATCGTGCTGGACGGGGCGCGGATCGGCGACGGGGCGGTGCTGCGCGACTGCATCGTCGGCGAGTCGGTGTCGGTCGGCCCGAACGCCACCGCCGAGGGCGGGCCGGCCAGCGTCGTCGTCGGCGACGCGGTCCACGACGACGTGGGACTCGGTGCGGTGCTCGCGGACCGAACCGTCCTCCGGGGCGGCGTGACGGTCGCGCCCGGGACCGTCGTCGGCCGCGACGTCGAAGCGGACTGCGGGACCGTCCTGCGCGGGCGAATCGACTCGAACGAGACGGTACGGAGGGGATAA
- the glmS gene encoding glutamine--fructose-6-phosphate transaminase (isomerizing), protein MCGIIGYVGESAAQSRLVTGLQKLEYRGYDSAGIALVDDALSVYKQVGLVGDLDLPADSPQTCGIGHTRWSTHGKPTDANAHPHTDCTGRVAVVHNGIVGNYDDLRAELPDHEFRSETDTEVVAHLVEVELEFTDDLVAAVSAAVERIEGSYALGVVAAGHDGIVVARRNSPLVVGHGSDGNFVASDVTPLLEHTREVSYLEDGDVAHVTRDGVAVRHDGASVERAVHRIEWNADAAEKGGYDHYMLKEIHEQPQALRQAVAGRIDAVEERVELDRSLSTAFLDSLDEIQLVACGTSYHACLYGKQLLESLADVRVTVEFGSEYAVGSGRDPERTLVVGVSQSGETADTLRALRTAKRTGIRTLGVTNTVGSTVARECDDALYIQAGPEIGVAATKTFASQVVTLALLAVDVADSRGELDPADGRELLSNLQALPGAVQTALDRDREVREVADAYAGGEAFFFIGRQFATPVALEGALKLKEISYDHAEGFPAGELKHGPLALITERTPVLAILTDGARPEETHNNVKEVQSRGAPVVAVTSETGREGDYEVGFDVPDLGVLEPLVANVYLQLFAYHVADGKARPIDRPRNLAKSVTVE, encoded by the coding sequence ATGTGCGGAATCATCGGCTACGTCGGCGAATCGGCCGCCCAGTCACGGCTCGTGACCGGGTTGCAGAAACTGGAGTACCGCGGCTACGACTCGGCGGGTATTGCGCTGGTCGACGACGCGCTGTCGGTGTACAAGCAGGTCGGCCTCGTGGGCGACCTCGACCTCCCCGCCGACTCGCCCCAGACGTGTGGTATCGGCCACACCCGCTGGAGTACGCACGGGAAGCCGACAGACGCGAACGCCCACCCCCACACCGACTGCACGGGGCGAGTCGCCGTCGTCCACAACGGCATCGTCGGCAACTACGACGACCTGCGGGCCGAACTGCCCGACCACGAGTTCCGGAGCGAGACGGACACGGAGGTCGTCGCCCACCTCGTCGAAGTCGAACTCGAGTTCACCGACGACCTCGTCGCGGCGGTCAGCGCCGCCGTCGAGCGAATCGAGGGGAGTTACGCGCTGGGTGTCGTCGCGGCCGGACACGACGGCATCGTCGTTGCCCGCCGGAACAGCCCGCTGGTCGTCGGTCACGGAAGCGACGGCAACTTCGTCGCCAGCGACGTGACGCCGCTCTTGGAACACACGCGCGAGGTGTCCTACCTCGAAGACGGCGACGTGGCACACGTCACCCGCGACGGCGTCGCGGTCCGGCACGACGGCGCGAGCGTTGAGCGGGCCGTCCACCGAATCGAGTGGAACGCCGACGCCGCCGAGAAGGGCGGCTACGACCACTACATGCTCAAGGAGATCCACGAGCAACCGCAGGCGCTCCGACAGGCCGTCGCCGGCCGCATCGACGCCGTCGAGGAGCGCGTCGAGTTGGACCGCTCGCTGTCGACGGCGTTTCTGGACTCGCTCGACGAGATTCAACTGGTCGCCTGTGGTACGTCCTACCACGCCTGCCTCTACGGGAAGCAGCTGCTGGAGTCGCTCGCGGACGTCCGCGTCACCGTCGAGTTCGGCAGCGAGTACGCCGTCGGGAGCGGCCGCGACCCCGAGCGGACGCTGGTCGTCGGCGTCAGTCAGAGCGGCGAGACGGCCGACACCCTGCGGGCGCTCAGGACGGCGAAGCGGACCGGCATTCGAACGCTCGGCGTGACGAACACCGTCGGGAGCACCGTCGCCCGCGAGTGCGACGACGCGCTCTACATCCAGGCCGGTCCCGAGATCGGCGTCGCCGCGACCAAGACGTTCGCCTCGCAGGTCGTCACGCTCGCCCTGCTCGCCGTCGACGTGGCGGATTCGCGCGGCGAACTCGACCCGGCGGACGGCCGGGAACTGCTCTCGAACCTGCAGGCCCTGCCCGGCGCGGTCCAGACCGCCCTCGACCGGGACCGGGAGGTCCGCGAAGTGGCCGACGCCTACGCCGGCGGCGAGGCCTTCTTCTTCATCGGTCGGCAGTTCGCCACGCCGGTCGCGCTCGAAGGGGCGCTGAAACTCAAGGAGATCTCCTACGACCACGCGGAGGGGTTCCCGGCGGGCGAACTCAAGCACGGGCCGCTGGCGCTGATCACGGAGCGGACGCCGGTGCTGGCGATACTCACAGACGGTGCTCGGCCGGAGGAGACCCACAACAACGTCAAGGAGGTCCAGTCCCGCGGCGCGCCGGTGGTCGCCGTCACCTCCGAGACGGGCCGGGAGGGCGACTACGAGGTGGGCTTCGACGTCCCCGATCTGGGCGTCCTCGAACCGCTGGTCGCCAACGTCTACCTCCAGTTGTTCGCCTACCACGTCGCCGACGGGAAGGCCCGCCCCATCGACCGGCCGCGCAACCTCGCGAAGAGCGTCACCGTCGAGTGA
- a CDS encoding LamG domain-containing protein: MAPDPPPTDRPASPGLSRRALLKLTGTALGTAAVAGCLGDDPSGERRVGYGGVTPAMLAAGRLSLSAPDDGLVAHWALDGTGATATDAVGSNDGAIRGAPRQGVPGVHESTAYGFRPGAGNYVEVADAGVLRPAAELSFGGWYRTESDDNGQTLVQKADARFGETGYAVDVQTPNSVRGHVAVESGRASVNLWGVATHDGEWHHLFLTWDGSALVLYLDGEEIDRDASQSGRVVHSDRSLFVGRGDNGYTSYYGMDGAIDDVRVYERALPASDVADIYEGETVTPTATPTPTATSTPTANPTPTPTPTAAPTPTAAPTPTESDGPAPVARWRFEETEGTVAADGVGSADGSLRGSPTLDAAGVFDTSGIAFGAGDADYVEVADAGVLRPAAELSFGGWYRTESGDNSQTLIQKADARFGETGYAVDIQTSDSVRGHVAVESGRASVNPWGIATHDGKWHHLLLTWDGSALVAYLDGEEVGRDTSQSGRVVHSDRSLYVGRGDNGYTSYYGLVGRVDDIRVYDTALTASDAGALYEGGSTPPTPTSEPTPEPTLTPTPEPTATATETATPTEAPTETIANDEFGESGYGGHGYGGVVDADQL; this comes from the coding sequence ATGGCACCAGATCCACCGCCGACCGACCGGCCAGCCAGTCCCGGTCTCTCCAGACGGGCGCTCCTCAAGTTGACGGGCACCGCGCTCGGGACAGCGGCCGTCGCCGGCTGTCTGGGGGATGACCCGAGCGGCGAGCGGCGAGTCGGCTACGGCGGCGTCACTCCGGCGATGCTCGCGGCGGGGCGACTGTCGCTGTCCGCGCCCGACGACGGTCTCGTCGCTCACTGGGCGTTGGACGGGACCGGCGCGACCGCGACCGACGCGGTCGGCAGCAACGACGGAGCCATCCGCGGCGCGCCCCGGCAGGGCGTTCCCGGCGTTCACGAGTCGACTGCCTACGGCTTCCGGCCGGGGGCGGGCAACTACGTCGAGGTCGCCGACGCCGGCGTCCTCCGGCCCGCCGCCGAACTGTCCTTCGGCGGGTGGTACCGCACGGAGAGCGACGACAACGGTCAGACGCTGGTCCAGAAGGCCGATGCCCGCTTCGGCGAGACGGGGTACGCCGTCGACGTCCAGACGCCGAACAGCGTCCGCGGACACGTCGCCGTCGAGAGCGGGCGAGCCTCAGTCAACCTGTGGGGCGTCGCGACCCACGACGGGGAGTGGCACCACCTCTTTCTGACGTGGGACGGCTCGGCGCTCGTCCTCTATCTCGACGGCGAGGAGATCGATCGCGACGCCTCGCAGTCGGGACGCGTCGTCCACAGCGACCGCTCGCTATTCGTCGGCCGCGGCGACAACGGCTATACCTCTTACTACGGGATGGACGGTGCCATCGACGACGTTCGCGTCTACGAGCGCGCGCTGCCCGCGAGCGACGTGGCCGACATCTACGAGGGCGAGACGGTGACGCCGACAGCGACGCCAACGCCAACGGCAACTTCGACGCCGACAGCGAACCCAACGCCCACGCCGACACCGACCGCTGCGCCAACTCCGACAGCGGCCCCCACGCCGACCGAGAGCGACGGACCGGCCCCGGTCGCTCGCTGGCGGTTCGAAGAGACCGAGGGCACCGTGGCGGCCGACGGCGTCGGGTCGGCCGACGGGTCCCTTCGCGGGTCCCCGACGCTCGACGCCGCGGGCGTGTTCGACACGTCGGGAATCGCGTTCGGGGCCGGCGACGCGGACTACGTCGAAGTGGCCGATGCCGGCGTTCTCCGGCCCGCGGCCGAACTGTCCTTCGGCGGGTGGTACCGCACGGAGAGCGGTGACAACAGTCAGACGCTGATCCAGAAAGCCGACGCCCGCTTCGGCGAGACGGGTTACGCCGTCGATATCCAAACTTCCGACAGCGTCCGCGGGCACGTCGCCGTCGAGAGCGGGCGAGCCTCAGTCAACCCGTGGGGCATCGCCACCCACGACGGGAAGTGGCACCATCTCTTGCTGACCTGGGACGGGAGCGCGCTCGTCGCGTACCTCGACGGCGAGGAGGTCGGCCGCGACACGTCGCAGTCGGGCCGCGTCGTCCACAGCGACCGCTCGCTGTACGTCGGCCGCGGCGACAACGGCTACACCTCGTATTACGGTCTGGTCGGGCGCGTCGACGACATTCGCGTCTACGACACCGCATTGACAGCGAGCGATGCCGGCGCGCTGTACGAGGGGGGAAGTACGCCGCCGACGCCGACTTCCGAACCGACTCCTGAACCGACACTAACGCCGACCCCCGAGCCGACGGCGACGGCCACTGAGACCGCGACACCGACTGAAGCTCCGACCGAGACGATCGCGAACGACGAGTTCGGCGAATCCGGCTACGGCGGCCACGGATACGGCGGCGTCGTCGACGCGGACCAACTATGA
- a CDS encoding glucosamine inositolphosphorylceramide transferase family protein, whose translation MAGDTPQTRLLAHAQYRIAPLKTRLRTALARSTLVERTAWHAGERLHMRTPTGRRVPEAVDISGLYDGPAAPSYPYAAADREPSLFLPAGDIDPVVTAADVTDFGRTDCVADPFLFVTEDGEWHLFFEVYTQNREPSAAIAHAESADGYDWTYDRVVLETDEHLSYPYVFRWAGEHYMIPDRWAKERGPAGVTLYRAERFPHEWTPVADLVQPETPLHDFSPFRWGDRWWALLGDGRDLYAYYSDELEAPDWTPHEANPVVRDRPNAARPGGRPLVFDDYVLAFYQDCAARYGERVRAFEIAELTPTAFEDRERDDSPVIEPTGGLGWNSGAMHQVDPWFDGEGWHCAVDGNLGAGYRVFGEHHWAIGIYRA comes from the coding sequence ATGGCCGGCGACACTCCGCAGACCCGGTTGCTCGCGCACGCGCAGTACCGGATCGCCCCGCTCAAGACCCGACTCCGAACGGCCCTCGCTCGCTCGACGCTCGTCGAGCGAACGGCGTGGCACGCGGGCGAACGCCTCCACATGCGAACGCCGACCGGCCGGCGAGTGCCCGAGGCCGTTGACATCTCCGGACTCTACGACGGCCCGGCGGCCCCGTCGTACCCCTACGCCGCCGCCGACCGGGAACCCTCGCTATTCCTGCCGGCGGGCGACATCGACCCGGTGGTGACCGCCGCCGACGTCACCGACTTCGGCCGCACCGACTGCGTCGCCGACCCGTTCCTGTTCGTCACCGAAGACGGAGAGTGGCATCTCTTCTTCGAGGTGTACACCCAGAACCGAGAGCCGAGCGCCGCCATCGCCCACGCCGAGAGCGCCGACGGCTACGACTGGACCTACGACCGCGTCGTCCTGGAGACAGACGAACACCTCTCGTATCCCTACGTCTTCCGCTGGGCGGGCGAACACTACATGATTCCGGACCGCTGGGCCAAAGAACGGGGACCGGCCGGCGTGACCCTCTACCGCGCCGAGCGGTTCCCCCACGAGTGGACGCCCGTCGCCGACCTCGTCCAGCCGGAGACGCCGCTGCACGACTTCAGCCCCTTTCGCTGGGGGGACCGCTGGTGGGCGCTGCTGGGCGACGGTCGAGACCTCTACGCCTACTACAGCGACGAGCTCGAAGCGCCCGACTGGACGCCGCACGAGGCCAATCCCGTGGTCCGCGACCGACCGAACGCGGCTAGGCCCGGCGGTCGTCCGCTCGTCTTCGACGACTACGTCCTCGCGTTCTATCAGGACTGTGCGGCCCGCTACGGCGAGCGAGTTCGAGCGTTCGAGATCGCCGAGTTGACGCCGACGGCGTTCGAAGACCGCGAGCGAGACGACTCGCCGGTCATCGAGCCGACGGGCGGCCTCGGCTGGAACTCCGGTGCGATGCATCAGGTCGACCCGTGGTTCGACGGCGAGGGGTGGCACTGCGCGGTCGACGGCAACCTCGGAGCGGGGTATCGGGTGTTCGGCGAACACCACTGGGCGATCGGCATCTACCGGGCGTGA
- a CDS encoding TrmB family transcriptional regulator, producing MDETVNREHAVELLQQLGLKEYEAKAFVALSRLPRGTAKEISDVSEVPRTRVYDAIRVLEAKGLVEIQHSNPQVFRAVSIDEAVETLRNEYDDRVETLRQALEGLDPAVSDEESEVTHEVWALAGEAGITSRTAQLISGADSEVVIVLGHEGVFTDDLADCLQQAQRHDVDVIVGTVSDALRDRVEKALPGTEVFVSELAWLTHSSLPGDDTEIGRLLLVDRETILVSSFYQTDSGERTQEKAVFGQGFDNGLVTIVRRILATGLLSSAEAGDDD from the coding sequence ATGGACGAAACCGTAAACCGAGAACACGCAGTCGAACTACTTCAGCAACTCGGCCTCAAAGAGTACGAGGCCAAGGCGTTCGTCGCGCTCTCGCGGCTTCCGCGAGGGACGGCCAAAGAAATCAGTGACGTCTCCGAGGTGCCCCGGACCCGCGTCTACGACGCCATACGGGTCTTAGAGGCGAAAGGACTCGTCGAGATTCAACACTCGAATCCGCAGGTGTTTCGCGCCGTCTCCATTGACGAGGCGGTCGAGACGCTCCGGAACGAGTACGACGACCGAGTCGAGACGCTCCGACAGGCTCTGGAGGGACTCGACCCAGCCGTTAGCGACGAAGAGTCGGAGGTCACACACGAGGTGTGGGCGCTGGCGGGCGAGGCGGGGATAACTAGCCGCACGGCGCAGCTGATAAGCGGGGCCGACAGCGAAGTCGTCATCGTCCTCGGCCACGAGGGCGTCTTCACCGACGACCTCGCGGACTGCCTCCAGCAGGCCCAGCGTCACGACGTCGACGTCATCGTCGGAACGGTCTCCGATGCGTTGCGCGACCGTGTCGAGAAGGCGCTCCCCGGGACGGAGGTGTTCGTCTCGGAACTGGCGTGGCTGACTCACTCCTCGCTGCCGGGCGACGACACGGAGATCGGCCGGTTGCTACTGGTCGACAGAGAGACGATCCTCGTGAGCTCGTTTTATCAGACCGACAGCGGCGAGCGAACACAGGAGAAGGCTGTCTTCGGCCAGGGGTTCGACAACGGCCTCGTGACCATCGTCCGTCGCATCCTGGCGACCGGCTTGCTCTCGTCCGCGGAGGCCGGTGACGACGACTGA
- a CDS encoding TrmB family transcriptional regulator, with translation MTSESSDEPRSVAVDQLEALGLSAYAARTFVALSSLGSGTAKDVSDVSEVPRTRVYDAVEELRDWGLADVQHSKPKQFWVVSPETTSRRFEREYSRRMDALTEALDGLNSTERTVEQRGVWTVVGRGTVSERVADLIDSASDEVVFMTVSDLLTDEVVARLRTASERGVSIKLAGMADGVERDFSDTVPEAEYFDSMWVWSDTPAGRMLMVDQEKTLVSVLVDGDGDHPPEPRDETAIWGTGESNGLVVVLQAMFTWQLDGTR, from the coding sequence ATGACCTCGGAGTCCTCGGACGAGCCCCGTTCTGTCGCGGTCGACCAACTCGAAGCGCTGGGGCTGAGCGCGTACGCCGCCCGGACGTTCGTCGCGCTCTCGAGTCTGGGCAGCGGGACGGCAAAAGACGTGAGCGACGTCTCCGAGGTGCCCCGGACCCGCGTCTACGACGCCGTCGAGGAACTCCGCGACTGGGGACTGGCTGACGTACAGCACTCGAAGCCGAAGCAGTTCTGGGTCGTCTCCCCGGAGACGACGAGCCGGCGGTTCGAACGGGAGTACAGCCGTCGCATGGACGCGCTGACCGAAGCCCTCGACGGGTTGAACTCGACCGAGCGAACCGTGGAACAGCGCGGCGTCTGGACCGTCGTGGGCCGGGGTACCGTTTCGGAGCGCGTCGCGGACTTGATCGACTCGGCCAGCGACGAGGTCGTTTTCATGACCGTGAGCGATCTCCTCACCGACGAGGTCGTGGCCCGTCTCCGGACCGCAAGCGAACGCGGCGTCTCGATCAAACTCGCGGGGATGGCCGACGGCGTCGAACGAGACTTCTCCGACACGGTACCAGAGGCGGAGTACTTCGACTCAATGTGGGTCTGGTCGGACACGCCGGCCGGTCGCATGCTGATGGTCGACCAAGAGAAGACGCTCGTGAGCGTGCTCGTGGACGGCGACGGCGACCACCCGCCGGAGCCGCGCGACGAGACGGCCATCTGGGGGACCGGCGAATCGAACGGCCTGGTCGTCGTCCTCCAAGCGATGTTCACGTGGCAACTCGATGGGACCAGATAG
- a CDS encoding HalOD1 output domain-containing protein — protein sequence MDDNTDHRKGSKAPTEASQSRFEWKTTESPCAAVVEAVAASIGRDSTDLPPLYATVDPDALTAVLADRPDGSESAVSVSFEYAGVDVTIDSHGGGVVSSTAARRE from the coding sequence ATGGACGACAATACAGACCACAGAAAGGGCTCGAAAGCGCCTACCGAAGCGAGTCAGTCACGATTCGAGTGGAAAACGACCGAGAGTCCGTGTGCTGCGGTCGTCGAGGCCGTCGCCGCGTCGATAGGGCGAGATTCCACCGACCTGCCGCCGCTGTACGCCACCGTCGACCCCGACGCGCTGACGGCGGTTCTCGCCGACAGGCCGGACGGCTCCGAAAGCGCAGTCAGCGTGTCGTTCGAATACGCCGGGGTCGACGTGACCATCGACAGCCACGGCGGCGGCGTGGTCAGCTCGACGGCGGCCCGTCGCGAGTGA
- a CDS encoding DUF7344 domain-containing protein, with protein sequence MHHVHLPKLADHGFIEWDRESDEIRRGPNFDRARPLLELLVAHEDELPAEWF encoded by the coding sequence ATGCATCACGTCCACCTGCCGAAACTGGCCGACCACGGGTTCATCGAGTGGGACCGGGAGAGCGACGAGATACGTCGGGGACCGAACTTCGACCGGGCGCGTCCCCTGCTCGAACTGCTGGTGGCTCACGAAGACGAACTGCCAGCCGAGTGGTTCTGA
- a CDS encoding glycosyltransferase produces the protein MSTNLRGDSAPMVSAVVVTYNSARTVAETLSSLTGQTYPDDRYEVIVVDGGSTDGTEKVAAEYGVRFRVAEGATIGACRNRGVEAASGEYVAFTDSDCAVPATWLESHVERIEGYADREDVVGVGGPNRPFPDDPPFAKLVGSLQGTVFGSGGSPQSHAIDGERLVRSVAACNVCYDADVFSEFRYDDGINVGEDAEFHFRLSEAGYRFVFDPTIAVSHHLSADFGSFCRKSRSYGYAMARVQRRHGKVIRWYSALPSLGLGTGVLAALSDWRARKIRYLPLLLSAFLLASGYATAQVYRDRRTPLALLIPVMLAAQYAYYGVGFLEGTLAPDPVPQELP, from the coding sequence GTGTCGACGAATCTGCGCGGCGACAGCGCCCCGATGGTGTCCGCGGTCGTCGTGACCTACAATTCGGCGCGGACGGTCGCCGAGACGCTCTCCTCGCTCACCGGACAGACGTACCCCGACGACCGCTACGAGGTCATCGTCGTCGACGGCGGCTCGACTGACGGCACCGAGAAGGTCGCCGCTGAGTACGGCGTCCGGTTCCGCGTCGCCGAGGGGGCCACGATCGGTGCGTGTCGGAATCGGGGAGTCGAGGCGGCCAGCGGCGAGTACGTCGCCTTCACCGACTCGGACTGCGCCGTCCCGGCGACGTGGCTCGAATCCCACGTCGAGCGCATCGAGGGCTACGCCGACCGCGAGGACGTCGTCGGCGTCGGCGGTCCGAACCGTCCGTTTCCCGACGACCCGCCCTTCGCCAAGTTGGTCGGGAGTCTGCAGGGAACCGTGTTCGGTTCCGGCGGGTCGCCCCAGTCTCACGCCATCGACGGGGAGCGACTGGTCCGCTCGGTCGCGGCCTGCAACGTCTGTTACGACGCCGACGTGTTCTCCGAGTTCCGCTACGACGACGGGATCAACGTCGGCGAGGACGCCGAGTTCCACTTCCGCCTGAGCGAGGCGGGCTACCGGTTCGTCTTCGACCCGACTATCGCCGTCTCGCACCATCTCTCGGCCGACTTCGGCTCCTTCTGTCGGAAGAGCCGATCGTACGGGTACGCGATGGCGCGCGTCCAGCGCCGCCACGGGAAGGTCATCCGGTGGTACTCGGCGCTGCCGTCGCTCGGTCTCGGAACGGGGGTACTCGCTGCATTGAGCGACTGGCGGGCCCGGAAGATCCGTTACCTCCCGCTGCTCCTGTCGGCGTTCCTCCTCGCGAGCGGCTACGCGACGGCACAGGTGTATCGCGACCGACGGACGCCGCTGGCGCTATTGATACCGGTCATGCTGGCCGCACAGTACGCGTACTACGGCGTCGGGTTCCTCGAAGGGACGCTCGCACCGGACCCCGTGCCGCAGGAACTGCCCTGA
- a CDS encoding glycosyltransferase family 4 protein, translating into MSDDSTSRSDPATGSDAEAASRVLGCATEHPNHVFPVRTPFNHRSFDALNATGVDLDVVSPTPFAPPVGPFSEYRHVPKTEQWGSYQAHYPRFLYALPKRYFYQYSGDSAQKRVTRYVERTFETPHDVVQTCGFYLDGYAALEYCRRHDIPLVALSHAGDLKNFDRFNDEVQARIRETIDYCSAVLTVSDELAAVARQFAPAGKVRTLPIGEDPEDYPTERRAAIRRELGIAPETKLLLYVGRFEKEKGIRELVAALDSLSREDVAVAAVGHGGALRWWFLDSLGELHHPAHAYWQLDPIAVRRLHVAADLLVHPSWIEARPTVLYEAMAAETPVLASNVGGIPEMVVDGETGVLVPPHDPETLSRTLDSLLDDPERLREMGRAGRARLVDQRWTWTDHAQRLREVHREVARD; encoded by the coding sequence ATGTCAGACGACTCGACATCCAGAAGCGACCCGGCGACCGGGTCAGACGCCGAGGCGGCCTCCCGCGTCCTCGGTTGCGCGACCGAACACCCGAACCACGTCTTTCCGGTCCGGACCCCGTTCAACCACCGCTCGTTCGACGCCCTGAACGCCACCGGCGTCGACCTCGACGTGGTGTCACCGACGCCCTTCGCCCCGCCGGTCGGCCCCTTCTCCGAGTACCGCCACGTCCCGAAGACGGAGCAGTGGGGGTCGTATCAGGCACACTACCCGCGATTTCTCTACGCGCTCCCCAAGCGCTACTTCTATCAGTACTCCGGCGACTCCGCGCAGAAGCGCGTCACGCGCTACGTCGAGCGCACCTTCGAGACGCCACACGACGTGGTGCAGACCTGTGGGTTCTACCTCGACGGCTACGCCGCCCTCGAATACTGCCGACGCCACGATATCCCGCTGGTCGCCCTCTCGCACGCCGGCGACCTGAAGAACTTCGACCGGTTCAACGACGAGGTGCAGGCCCGCATCCGCGAGACGATCGACTACTGTTCGGCCGTGCTGACGGTCAGCGACGAACTCGCCGCCGTCGCCCGGCAGTTCGCCCCCGCCGGGAAGGTCCGCACGCTCCCCATCGGCGAGGACCCCGAGGACTACCCGACCGAGCGCCGGGCGGCCATCCGCCGGGAACTGGGCATCGCTCCGGAGACGAAGCTTCTGCTGTACGTCGGCCGCTTCGAGAAGGAGAAGGGCATCCGCGAACTCGTCGCCGCCCTCGACTCGCTCTCCCGCGAGGACGTGGCCGTCGCCGCCGTCGGTCACGGCGGGGCCCTCCGGTGGTGGTTCCTCGACAGCCTGGGCGAGCTTCACCACCCCGCACACGCCTACTGGCAGCTCGACCCCATCGCGGTCCGTCGCCTCCACGTCGCCGCGGACCTGCTGGTCCACCCGAGTTGGATAGAGGCGCGTCCGACGGTCCTCTACGAGGCGATGGCCGCCGAGACGCCCGTGTTGGCCTCGAACGTCGGCGGCATCCCCGAGATGGTCGTCGACGGCGAGACCGGCGTCCTCGTCCCGCCCCACGACCCCGAGACGCTCTCGCGGACGCTCGATTCGCTGCTCGACGACCCCGAGCGCCTGCGCGAGATGGGACGAGCGGGCCGAGCGCGGCTCGTCGACCAGCGCTGGACGTGGACCGACCACGCGCAGCGACTGCGCGAGGTCCACCGGGAGGTCGCGCGTGACTGA